The proteins below come from a single Streptococcus porcinus genomic window:
- the rpmF gene encoding 50S ribosomal protein L32 — protein sequence MAVPARHTSKAKKNKRRTHYKLTAPSVQFDETTGDFSRSHRVSLKGYYKGRKIAKANEAK from the coding sequence ATGGCAGTACCTGCACGTCACACGTCAAAAGCTAAAAAGAATAAACGTCGTACACATTACAAATTAACAGCTCCGTCTGTACAATTCGACGAAACTACTGGAGATTTCTCACGTTCTCACCGCGTATCACTTAAAGGATACTACAAAGGACGTAAAATCGCTAAAGCTAACGAAGCTAAATAA
- the rpmG gene encoding 50S ribosomal protein L33: MRVNITLEHKESGERLYLTSKNKRNTPDRLQLKKYSPKLRKHVTFTEVK, translated from the coding sequence ATGCGCGTAAATATTACACTTGAACACAAAGAATCTGGTGAACGCTTGTACCTTACTTCAAAAAACAAACGTAACACTCCAGACCGACTTCAATTGAAAAAATATTCACCAAAATTACGTAAACACGTAACATTTACAGAAGTGAAATAA
- a CDS encoding GNAT family N-acetyltransferase, with protein MEKFKIETDRLVIRTLVAEDYEAWYQGFEGRKVSQHAFDDGQLDMSVCDLKWFQQLVTRHQELWEKDDTYIFAIFDKKGQHLGMLNITTLARTNMQWGELGYFIHNQHWRKGFAYEALSALVEASWKELGFHRLEAQISPGNRASQQLAEKLGFVYECRRPKFAFEDGQWVDQDIYSRNLHEQPLD; from the coding sequence TTGGAAAAATTTAAAATTGAAACAGACCGCTTAGTTATTCGTACTCTTGTTGCAGAGGATTATGAGGCCTGGTATCAAGGTTTTGAAGGACGTAAAGTTTCACAACATGCTTTTGACGACGGTCAGCTGGATATGTCTGTTTGTGACCTCAAGTGGTTTCAGCAGTTAGTGACTCGGCATCAAGAGCTTTGGGAAAAGGATGACACCTATATCTTTGCTATTTTTGATAAGAAGGGTCAGCACCTCGGCATGCTTAATATCACCACCTTAGCTCGCACCAACATGCAGTGGGGCGAACTGGGCTATTTTATTCATAACCAGCACTGGCGTAAAGGCTTTGCCTACGAGGCTTTGTCCGCTTTAGTAGAGGCCAGCTGGAAGGAGCTGGGCTTTCACCGCTTAGAAGCTCAGATTTCCCCGGGGAATAGAGCTTCACAGCAATTGGCTGAAAAATTAGGTTTTGTCTATGAATGTCGCCGTCCTAAGTTTGCCTTTGAAGATGGTCAGTGGGTTGACCAGGACATTTACAGTAGGAATTTACATGAACAGCCCTTAGACTAA
- a CDS encoding NAD(+) diphosphatase → MQKHCQECGTKLIAKELENEGQIPFCETCDQFRFPSFNTAISLIVVNQSNNKILLIQQYGRPRKILVAGYVGKGENLEETALRELKEETGLTGLSISFNKSQFFEPSNTLMCNFTVIVKDDSDFQANHEIDAYDWYYPEEARQHIFQNSLAAKFLDHYLEMKK, encoded by the coding sequence ATGCAAAAACATTGCCAAGAATGCGGAACAAAACTCATTGCTAAAGAATTGGAAAACGAGGGACAAATTCCCTTTTGTGAAACTTGTGACCAATTTCGTTTCCCAAGTTTCAACACTGCAATTAGCTTAATTGTGGTCAATCAAAGCAATAATAAAATTCTCCTTATCCAACAATATGGCCGCCCGCGAAAAATACTCGTGGCGGGTTACGTTGGTAAAGGTGAAAACCTTGAAGAGACTGCCCTACGGGAATTGAAAGAAGAAACTGGCTTGACAGGCTTGTCAATCTCCTTTAACAAAAGCCAATTCTTTGAGCCTTCAAACACTCTCATGTGCAACTTTACAGTAATTGTCAAAGACGACAGTGATTTTCAAGCTAATCACGAGATAGATGCTTACGACTGGTATTATCCTGAGGAAGCACGACAACACATCTTCCAAAATAGCTTGGCAGCTAAGTTTTTAGACCATTATTTAGAGATGAAAAAATAA
- a CDS encoding helix-turn-helix domain-containing protein, which translates to MELGKKLSSCRKKAGFSQEDLAEKIYVSRQTISNWENDKSYPDIHSLIALANLFNLSLDQLVEGDIDEMKKLVQSDDLKQFNRDGWAMTLGSLIMALTAYPLIHFLGKVGFVIFIFEWFTVMVFALRIEKLKKENSIQTYKEILAIYRGQALDKNESIEERAKYPYQKPMIVIGFTIVFCLIMGLTILLINSLF; encoded by the coding sequence ATGGAGTTAGGAAAAAAATTGAGTTCGTGCAGAAAAAAGGCAGGATTCTCACAAGAAGACTTAGCGGAAAAAATCTATGTTTCACGTCAAACAATTTCAAACTGGGAGAATGACAAATCTTATCCTGATATTCACAGTTTAATTGCTTTGGCCAATCTTTTCAATCTAAGTCTTGATCAGTTAGTAGAAGGAGATATTGATGAAATGAAAAAACTTGTTCAAAGTGATGACTTAAAACAGTTTAACCGAGATGGTTGGGCAATGACTCTCGGCTCACTAATCATGGCCCTAACAGCTTACCCACTTATCCATTTTTTAGGTAAAGTAGGTTTTGTTATTTTTATTTTTGAATGGTTTACAGTTATGGTCTTTGCCTTACGGATTGAAAAATTAAAAAAAGAAAATAGCATTCAAACTTATAAAGAAATTTTAGCTATTTATAGAGGACAAGCTTTAGATAAAAATGAAAGCATTGAGGAAAGAGCTAAGTATCCTTACCAAAAACCTATGATTGTCATAGGATTTACCATTGTTTTTTGTCTAATAATGGGTTTGACAATCTTATTAATAAATAGTCTTTTCTAA
- a CDS encoding DUF368 domain-containing protein, with protein MFSILNRLIKGMIIALGFILPGVSGGVLAAILGIYERLIRFLAHIRENFWENVLFFLPVGIGGILGIALFSFPVEYLLKHFQVPILWGFAGAIIGTLPSLIKESTKQSKRDLIDCIWLIMTFVISGILLYFLNDLVGNIPVNFLSFILAGALIALGVLVPGLSPSNLLLILGLYSPMLNGFKSLDLLGTFLPIAIGGILAIAGFSKAMDFALEYHHSRVYHFIIGIILSSTLLILIPVPHSPEAIDYSGAGLFTWGMALLLFGLGIWLGLWMSKLEDKYK; from the coding sequence ATGTTTTCTATTTTAAATCGCCTTATAAAAGGTATGATTATTGCTCTTGGCTTCATTTTACCAGGTGTATCTGGTGGCGTCTTAGCAGCTATTTTAGGCATATATGAACGCTTAATCCGTTTTCTAGCCCACATCCGTGAGAATTTTTGGGAAAATGTACTTTTCTTTCTTCCCGTCGGGATTGGTGGTATCTTAGGTATTGCACTCTTTTCCTTCCCTGTAGAATACCTCTTAAAACATTTCCAAGTTCCAATATTGTGGGGCTTTGCTGGAGCAATTATCGGGACTCTTCCTAGTCTAATTAAGGAATCTACCAAACAATCTAAACGTGATTTAATTGATTGTATTTGGCTTATAATGACTTTTGTAATTTCTGGAATACTGCTTTACTTCCTAAACGATTTAGTTGGTAATATTCCTGTTAACTTCTTAAGTTTTATTTTAGCTGGAGCTCTCATCGCCCTTGGTGTATTAGTACCTGGTCTTAGTCCATCAAACCTACTGCTGATACTTGGTCTATACTCCCCGATGCTTAATGGTTTTAAATCTCTTGATTTATTGGGTACCTTTCTTCCGATTGCAATTGGTGGCATCTTAGCTATTGCTGGATTTTCAAAAGCAATGGACTTTGCTCTAGAATACCACCATTCACGCGTTTATCATTTTATTATTGGTATTATTTTGTCTAGCACCCTTCTGATACTTATCCCTGTTCCACATAGTCCCGAAGCTATTGATTATAGCGGAGCAGGATTATTTACTTGGGGTATGGCTTTGCTTCTATTCGGACTTGGTATTTGGTTAGGTCTATGGATGAGCAAATTAGAGGACAAATACAAATAG
- a CDS encoding NUDIX hydrolase, with protein MKKTIKDLIEEYKPQPLGEQKQYAVFLPLLWQNEKWHILYEVRSQHISQPGEVSFPGGRVERNESYQTAAIRETVEELNVCADKIDIWGEIDYIVQPRRTIHCFVGQLHCQDWKELAYNEEVDHLFVVPLDCLQEIKPVYYELPQGVKADNNFPFDRIRNGQKYAFSNQVARIPFYEGLEEIIWGMTAQFTDCFIQLIKDNEK; from the coding sequence ATGAAGAAAACAATTAAGGATTTGATTGAAGAATATAAGCCACAGCCCTTAGGCGAACAAAAACAGTATGCTGTTTTTTTACCTCTACTTTGGCAAAATGAAAAGTGGCATATTTTGTATGAGGTAAGGAGTCAACATATTTCACAGCCGGGTGAAGTATCATTTCCTGGTGGTCGAGTCGAAAGGAATGAATCTTATCAAACTGCTGCTATTAGAGAAACTGTGGAAGAATTAAACGTTTGTGCAGATAAAATTGATATCTGGGGTGAAATTGACTACATTGTACAGCCAAGGCGGACAATCCACTGTTTTGTCGGCCAATTACATTGTCAAGACTGGAAAGAATTAGCTTATAATGAAGAGGTTGACCACCTGTTTGTAGTTCCGTTAGATTGTTTACAGGAAATAAAGCCAGTTTATTATGAGTTGCCTCAAGGAGTTAAAGCAGACAATAATTTTCCTTTTGATCGGATTCGTAACGGACAAAAATATGCTTTTTCAAATCAGGTTGCACGCATTCCTTTCTATGAAGGTTTAGAGGAGATAATCTGGGGGATGACTGCTCAGTTTACAGATTGTTTCATTCAATTGATAAAAGATAATGAAAAATAA
- a CDS encoding PadR family transcriptional regulator: MYFPVSATLIEFLILSIVKEQDSYGYDISQNIKLVANIKESTLYPILKKLEKAEYLRTYSQEHQGRRRKYYQLTTEGQTQLAFLEEEWENYKANLDAIIEGSLRHDKN, encoded by the coding sequence ATGTATTTTCCCGTATCAGCTACCTTGATTGAATTTTTAATCTTGTCTATTGTCAAAGAGCAGGATTCCTATGGCTACGATATCAGTCAAAATATCAAACTGGTCGCCAATATCAAGGAATCAACCCTTTATCCCATCCTCAAAAAGCTGGAGAAGGCCGAGTATCTTAGAACCTATAGCCAAGAACATCAAGGACGTCGACGCAAGTACTATCAATTAACTACAGAAGGACAAACACAACTTGCTTTTCTTGAAGAAGAGTGGGAAAACTACAAAGCAAATTTAGATGCAATTATAGAAGGGAGTCTCCGCCATGACAAGAACTGA
- a CDS encoding DUF1700 domain-containing protein: MTRTEYLTELQNQLRKLPEDDYLEAMDYFTEYFDEAGPENEDKVIADLGSPKEAASEIIGRLLENKIESEDKRPKHYAKIIWLTILSILAAPTAIPIFLAILSLMFAIIVAIAVIIFSLIILGISFFANGCYVLFDSFSYLSNSINTTILSFGMGLMMIGGSLLAIMLGFEACAALIRGGALLIQKMIKRGQTV; the protein is encoded by the coding sequence ATGACAAGAACTGAGTATTTAACAGAGTTACAAAATCAGCTCCGAAAATTGCCAGAAGACGATTATCTAGAAGCAATGGATTACTTTACCGAATACTTTGACGAAGCTGGTCCTGAAAATGAAGATAAAGTAATCGCTGATCTTGGCAGTCCTAAAGAAGCTGCCAGTGAAATTATAGGACGCTTACTTGAAAACAAAATTGAAAGCGAAGATAAGAGACCAAAACACTACGCTAAAATTATTTGGTTAACAATTTTGTCAATCCTAGCAGCACCGACTGCTATACCAATCTTTCTAGCTATCTTATCCCTAATGTTCGCTATAATAGTAGCCATCGCAGTAATTATCTTTTCATTAATTATTCTAGGCATCTCATTTTTCGCAAATGGTTGTTATGTCCTATTTGACAGTTTCAGTTACCTATCAAATTCTATCAATACAACAATTCTTAGTTTCGGTATGGGGCTGATGATGATTGGAGGTTCTCTATTAGCTATAATGCTTGGATTTGAAGCTTGTGCTGCCCTTATACGTGGTGGGGCACTCCTCATTCAGAAAATGATTAAGAGAGGTCAAACAGTATGA
- a CDS encoding DUF4097 family beta strand repeat-containing protein, translating into MKTFKKISFITALCLLLSGLTLAGLGYVRGGWSDLSSYTNPSKNNHYQTKKVADFDHLLLNCNVSDIIIKTGNQEKPSITYYVDKKYPIKIEQTGKSLSISEKSKVFQNKPIINFLTLRNLTNIGKNSYFGIKTDYSIQITLPKGHKLSSLKGNLKIGELKIENSQIQMIDFLLSSGNFSVGSSKIMNGQVTLHTGDMTFTDSHVSNSKINVDAGNIDFETSSIANSQLTLKAGDFTATDVGFSNKNSLRLDMGNADIHLKNHDLALKTNKNSGNSDITANLKENSQNQLEVTNKLGDITVE; encoded by the coding sequence ATGAAAACTTTTAAAAAAATAAGCTTTATTACAGCACTTTGTTTATTGCTTTCCGGACTTACCTTGGCAGGTTTAGGCTATGTTAGAGGTGGTTGGTCAGATTTATCAAGCTACACAAATCCCTCAAAGAATAATCATTATCAAACTAAAAAAGTAGCAGATTTTGATCACCTTTTACTTAACTGCAATGTTTCAGATATTATCATAAAGACTGGAAATCAAGAGAAACCTAGTATTACCTATTATGTCGATAAAAAATACCCCATCAAGATTGAGCAGACTGGAAAGAGCTTATCCATAAGCGAAAAATCTAAAGTTTTTCAAAATAAACCAATCATCAACTTTTTAACTTTGCGAAATCTCACTAATATCGGAAAAAATAGTTATTTTGGCATAAAAACTGACTATTCCATCCAAATTACCCTTCCTAAAGGTCATAAACTCAGCAGTCTCAAAGGAAATTTAAAAATTGGAGAATTAAAGATAGAAAATAGTCAGATTCAAATGATTGACTTCCTACTATCATCCGGAAATTTTTCAGTTGGTTCTTCTAAGATAATGAATGGACAAGTAACCCTTCATACAGGTGATATGACATTTACAGATAGCCACGTTAGTAATAGTAAAATAAATGTTGATGCCGGAAATATAGATTTTGAAACTTCAAGTATTGCAAATTCACAGTTAACATTGAAGGCTGGTGACTTTACCGCTACTGATGTTGGCTTTAGCAATAAAAACAGTTTAAGATTAGATATGGGTAACGCTGACATCCACTTAAAAAATCATGATTTAGCACTTAAAACCAATAAAAATTCAGGTAATTCCGATATAACCGCTAACTTAAAAGAAAATTCTCAAAATCAACTAGAGGTTACTAATAAACTCGGCGATATTACAGTAGAATAG
- a CDS encoding YhgE/Pip domain-containing protein, translating into MLEELKALLKNPKLIITMIGVALVPALYNLSFLGSMWDPYGRVEDLPIAVVNHDREAKLDQKDLHIGKDMVDKMSKNKDLDYHFVSEKKAENGLRDGKYYMIVTLPKDLSKKATTLLEKNPEKLVIQYQTSRGHGMVASKMSEAAMAKLKSSVSDNISRTYTTSVFQSMSNLQTGLKDASTGSGQLVQGANDAKVGSQEITTNLGSLASGSQSLKQGVSQLNSGLVTYTGGVNQLNNGISKFSSQLPLYLDAISQLSNGASQLTDGLSKLSSETTMSQEETQGIQALQVGLPQLNNAIQELNTAVSGLSLPNTADLMGALTGISDLAQEIIATEATTANSKLASLQATSTYKSLSPEQQAELNNAISGTPSQATAGAQAIVNTITVLKTKLSNLPSNSNTGQLSQLQASVNKIANVSNQALPQASTALTKLSTGVKAVNNGVTNQLLPGSNKLSSALASLNSKNQEILTGLTAISSGSTQLNANSNALLDGTQKLAVGTNTLSQGALQLTNGSAKLTDGLTSMSNGLSTLQLSLAEASHKLNLVSVKEKNAKAVASPVALSEKDKDNVKTNGIGMAPYMIAVSLMVVALSTNVIFATSLSGRPVKDRWDWAKQKFIINGFISTLSSLILYGAIQFLGFEANYELKTLTFIILSGWTLMALVTALVGWDDRYGSFASLAMLLLQVGSSGGSYPIELSGRFFQTLHPYLPMSYIVSGLRETISLNGHIGLEVSILTGFLVGFLALALIIYRPKGSQ; encoded by the coding sequence ATGTTAGAAGAGTTAAAAGCACTTTTAAAAAATCCAAAATTAATTATCACAATGATAGGTGTGGCACTAGTTCCAGCCTTATATAATTTATCTTTTCTTGGTTCAATGTGGGATCCTTATGGTCGAGTGGAAGATTTACCAATAGCAGTAGTTAACCATGATAGGGAAGCTAAGTTGGATCAAAAAGATTTACATATCGGTAAGGATATGGTAGACAAGATGTCTAAAAATAAAGATTTAGACTATCATTTTGTCTCAGAAAAAAAAGCTGAAAATGGCTTGCGTGATGGTAAATATTATATGATTGTTACTCTGCCTAAAGATCTTTCGAAAAAGGCAACTACTTTATTAGAGAAAAATCCTGAGAAGTTAGTTATCCAATATCAAACAAGTAGAGGACATGGTATGGTTGCTTCCAAGATGAGTGAGGCAGCTATGGCTAAATTGAAATCATCAGTCTCTGATAATATCAGTCGAACCTATACAACATCAGTTTTTCAGAGCATGAGTAACCTTCAGACTGGCTTAAAGGATGCTTCAACAGGCAGCGGTCAATTGGTTCAAGGTGCGAACGATGCTAAAGTGGGTAGTCAAGAGATTACAACAAATCTTGGAAGCCTTGCCAGTGGTAGTCAATCTTTAAAACAGGGAGTTAGTCAGCTTAATTCAGGGTTAGTGACTTATACTGGTGGTGTAAACCAACTAAATAATGGTATCAGTAAATTCTCGTCGCAGTTGCCACTTTATCTAGATGCGATTAGTCAGCTTTCTAATGGAGCATCTCAGCTAACAGACGGTTTAAGTAAGTTATCATCAGAAACTACAATGAGTCAAGAAGAGACGCAAGGGATTCAAGCATTGCAAGTAGGCTTACCACAGTTAAATAATGCCATACAAGAGCTTAATACTGCTGTAAGTGGCTTGTCTCTCCCAAATACAGCTGACTTAATGGGAGCCTTAACGGGTATTTCAGATTTAGCGCAAGAGATTATTGCTACTGAAGCTACTACAGCAAATAGTAAGTTGGCCTCACTGCAAGCAACATCAACTTATAAAAGTTTGAGTCCTGAACAGCAAGCTGAATTAAACAATGCTATTTCAGGGACACCATCACAAGCGACTGCTGGAGCCCAAGCTATTGTTAATACTATAACTGTCTTGAAAACCAAATTATCAAATCTACCAAGTAATTCAAATACTGGACAGTTGAGTCAGTTACAGGCAAGTGTTAATAAAATTGCTAATGTGTCGAACCAAGCTTTACCACAAGCAAGTACCGCACTAACAAAACTTTCAACTGGTGTAAAAGCTGTCAATAATGGTGTCACAAATCAGCTTTTACCTGGAAGTAACAAACTAAGTTCCGCTCTTGCAAGTCTTAATAGCAAAAATCAAGAAATATTGACTGGATTGACAGCAATTTCAAGCGGATCTACACAACTGAATGCTAATTCAAATGCTTTATTGGATGGCACTCAAAAGTTAGCTGTAGGGACGAATACCTTGTCCCAAGGAGCTTTACAGTTGACAAATGGCAGTGCTAAATTGACAGATGGATTGACAAGTATGTCAAATGGGTTGTCAACTTTACAACTGTCATTGGCAGAGGCTTCTCATAAACTCAATTTAGTAAGTGTCAAAGAAAAGAACGCGAAGGCGGTAGCTTCTCCAGTCGCTTTATCTGAAAAAGATAAAGATAATGTTAAAACAAATGGTATTGGTATGGCCCCCTACATGATAGCTGTTTCATTAATGGTAGTAGCCTTATCAACGAATGTTATCTTTGCCACCTCATTGTCAGGAAGACCTGTTAAGGATCGTTGGGATTGGGCTAAACAAAAATTCATTATCAATGGTTTTATATCAACTTTAAGTTCCTTGATTCTATATGGAGCAATTCAGTTCCTTGGCTTTGAAGCAAATTATGAATTAAAAACGTTAACCTTTATTATCTTAAGCGGCTGGACTCTTATGGCACTAGTGACTGCCCTTGTTGGTTGGGATGATCGTTATGGTTCGTTTGCCTCTCTAGCAATGCTATTACTACAAGTCGGGTCATCGGGAGGCTCCTACCCAATAGAATTAAGTGGTCGGTTCTTCCAAACCTTACACCCATATCTTCCAATGTCTTATATTGTTTCAGGTTTACGCGAAACAATTTCTTTGAATGGTCATATTGGACTTGAAGTAAGTATTTTGACAGGATTTTTAGTAGGCTTTTTAGCACTTGCACTAATTATTTATCGACCAAAAGGCTCACAGTAA
- a CDS encoding TetR/AcrR family transcriptional regulator — MQNSRKESTKRALLDAMVRLLNKESFDDISTTELAETAGISRSSFYTHYRDKYEMIDSYQQTLFHQLEYIFDKDYEDNQQTFLEVFTFLSREKLLSALISSNGTKELQNFIINKVRILISSELHERLAKEGMSKIELDYQSIYLAYAFFGTCQTWIARGKKETPQQMTDFVLKMLNRSK; from the coding sequence ATGCAGAATAGTCGCAAAGAAAGCACAAAACGTGCTCTATTAGATGCAATGGTCAGGCTCTTAAATAAAGAGAGTTTTGACGATATTTCAACAACCGAGCTAGCAGAAACAGCAGGAATAAGCCGTTCTAGCTTTTATACCCATTATCGAGATAAATATGAAATGATTGATAGCTACCAACAAACCTTATTCCATCAACTTGAGTATATTTTTGATAAAGATTATGAAGATAATCAACAAACTTTTTTAGAGGTTTTTACCTTCTTATCACGTGAAAAACTATTATCTGCTCTCATCTCATCAAATGGAACTAAAGAACTTCAAAATTTTATAATTAACAAGGTTCGAATTTTAATTTCATCTGAATTACATGAACGACTTGCAAAAGAAGGAATGTCAAAAATTGAATTAGATTATCAAAGTATTTATTTGGCTTATGCTTTCTTTGGTACTTGTCAGACTTGGATTGCTAGAGGAAAAAAAGAAACTCCTCAACAAATGACTGATTTTGTTTTAAAAATGCTTAATAGATCAAAATAA
- the rpsD gene encoding 30S ribosomal protein S4 translates to MSRYTGPSWKQSRRLGLSLTGTGKELARRNYVPGQHGPNNRGKLSEYGLQLAEKQKLRFSYGLGEKQFRNLFVQATKIKEGTLGFNFMVLLERRLDNVVYRLGLATTRRQARQFVNHGHILVDGKRVDIPSYRVEPGQVISVREKSMKVPAILEAVEATLGRPAFVSFDAEKLEGSLTRLPERDEINPEINEALVVEFYNKML, encoded by the coding sequence ATGTCACGTTATACTGGTCCATCATGGAAACAATCACGTCGCCTTGGTTTATCACTTACAGGCACAGGTAAAGAATTAGCACGTCGTAACTACGTACCAGGTCAACACGGTCCTAACAACCGTGGTAAACTTTCTGAATACGGTTTACAACTTGCTGAAAAACAAAAATTACGTTTTTCTTACGGTTTAGGTGAAAAACAATTCCGTAACTTGTTCGTACAAGCTACAAAAATCAAAGAAGGAACTCTTGGTTTCAACTTCATGGTTCTTTTAGAACGTCGTCTTGACAACGTTGTTTACCGTTTAGGTCTTGCAACTACTCGTCGTCAAGCTCGTCAATTTGTTAACCACGGTCACATCCTTGTTGATGGCAAACGTGTTGACATCCCTTCATACCGTGTTGAACCTGGACAAGTGATCTCAGTTCGCGAAAAATCAATGAAAGTTCCTGCAATCCTTGAAGCTGTCGAAGCTACACTTGGACGTCCAGCATTCGTATCATTTGATGCTGAAAAACTTGAAGGATCATTAACTCGTTTACCAGAACGCGATGAAATCAACCCAGAAATTAACGAAGCACTTGTCGTTGAATTCTACAACAAAATGCTTTAA
- a CDS encoding Veg family protein: MSDAFADVAKMKKIKEDIKAHEGQLVELTLENGRKREKNKIGRLIEVYSSLFIIEYNDNVDQSGDYNNSYVESYTYSDILTEKTLIRYLD, encoded by the coding sequence ATGAGTGATGCATTTGCAGATGTTGCAAAAATGAAAAAAATTAAAGAGGATATTAAAGCTCATGAAGGTCAACTGGTGGAATTGACCTTAGAAAACGGTAGAAAAAGGGAAAAAAATAAAATTGGTCGTCTGATTGAAGTTTATAGTTCCTTATTCATTATTGAATATAATGACAATGTTGATCAATCTGGGGATTATAACAATAGCTACGTTGAATCCTATACTTATTCAGATATTCTGACAGAGAAAACCTTAATTAGATATCTAGATTAA
- the dnaB gene encoding replicative DNA helicase, whose protein sequence is MPDVPELRVQPQDLLAEQSVLGSIFISPDKLITVREFISPDDFYKYSHKIIFRAMITLSDRNDAIDATTVRTILDNQGDLQNIGGLSYIVELVNSVPTSANAEYYAKIVAEKAMLRDIISRLTDTVNLAYEGASDSEDIIAGAEKALIEINEHSNRSGFRKISDVLKVNYENLEIRSKQTTDVTGLPTGFRDLDKITTGLHPDQLIILAARPAVGKTAFVLNIAQNVGTKQKQAVAIFSLEMGAESLVDRMLAAEGMVDSHNLRTGQLTEQDWNNVTIAQGALAEAPIYIDDTPGIKITEIRARARKLSQEVEGGLGLIVIDYLQLITGTKPENRQQEVSDISRQLKILAKELKVPVIALSQLSRGVEQRQDKRPVLSDIRESGSIEQDADIVAFLYRDDYYRKEGEETEDAIEDNTIEVILEKNRSGARGTIKLMFQKEYNKFSTIAQFEER, encoded by the coding sequence TTGCCTGATGTACCAGAATTAAGAGTTCAGCCACAAGATTTACTAGCAGAACAATCTGTCTTAGGCTCAATATTTATTTCGCCGGACAAACTCATTACAGTTAGAGAATTTATTAGTCCTGACGATTTTTATAAATATTCTCATAAAATTATTTTTCGGGCAATGATTACCCTCAGTGATAGGAATGATGCTATTGATGCCACTACAGTTCGAACTATTTTAGACAATCAAGGAGATTTACAAAACATTGGTGGCTTGTCTTATATTGTTGAACTTGTCAATAGTGTCCCAACGAGTGCAAATGCAGAATACTATGCTAAGATTGTCGCGGAGAAAGCTATGCTCCGAGACATTATTTCGAGGTTGACAGATACTGTAAACTTGGCATATGAAGGGGCCTCTGATTCTGAGGATATTATTGCTGGTGCGGAAAAAGCATTAATTGAAATTAATGAACATAGTAACCGAAGTGGGTTTAGAAAAATTTCAGATGTTTTAAAAGTTAACTATGAAAATCTTGAAATTCGTTCTAAACAAACTACAGATGTTACAGGACTTCCGACTGGTTTTAGGGATCTTGATAAGATTACAACAGGTTTACATCCTGATCAACTTATTATTCTTGCTGCACGTCCAGCGGTTGGTAAGACAGCCTTTGTGCTCAATATTGCTCAAAATGTTGGAACTAAACAGAAACAAGCTGTTGCTATTTTTTCTTTAGAAATGGGTGCTGAAAGTTTGGTTGATCGGATGTTGGCTGCGGAAGGAATGGTAGATTCTCATAATCTAAGGACAGGGCAATTAACAGAACAGGATTGGAATAATGTAACAATTGCTCAAGGGGCACTTGCAGAGGCTCCTATTTATATTGACGATACACCAGGGATCAAGATTACTGAAATTCGTGCTAGAGCTCGTAAACTCTCTCAAGAAGTAGAAGGTGGCTTAGGACTTATTGTTATTGACTATCTTCAGTTAATAACAGGAACCAAGCCAGAAAATCGTCAGCAAGAAGTTTCAGATATATCACGTCAGCTAAAAATACTGGCTAAAGAGTTAAAAGTTCCTGTTATAGCACTTAGCCAACTATCACGTGGTGTTGAACAAAGACAGGATAAGAGACCAGTATTATCAGATATTCGAGAATCAGGGTCCATTGAGCAAGATGCTGATATTGTTGCTTTTTTATACCGAGATGATTATTATCGTAAAGAAGGCGAAGAAACTGAGGATGCTATAGAAGATAACACAATCGAAGTGATTTTAGAAAAAAACCGTTCTGGAGCGCGTGGCACTATTAAATTAATGTTCCAAAAAGAATATAATAAGTTTTCAACTATAGCACAATTTGAAGAGAGATAA